Within Spinacia oleracea cultivar Varoflay chromosome 4, BTI_SOV_V1, whole genome shotgun sequence, the genomic segment ATCCCATCTCCCTATCTGTCAAATGTCTATTTCTAGATGTTCCCCCCCTTGCTAATTAATGTTTGCCTTCCAAAAatatcttttcttttttctcttggTTTAATTTGAGTGTTTGTGACTGGTTTCAATTGTCGACTTCCGTTAATCGCAACAAGGTTCATCTAGCCTAACCTAACCCTTGTTAGTGCAAAACGACTTTTCTGTTAGGTCTTGTTCCGAAAGGAAACTGACTGGTCTGTTGCTTGACAGTATATTTGAAACAAAGGCCAATTTAGCTAGATATCTTATTAGTTCTTTGTGGCCCATAGTTAAAAAGCTTCCCTTGAGCAGCTCAGTTAGTTTTTGTCCATTATATGATTGTTCAAGGTATCACAAATTAACTCAGTTTCTTTTTCTGCACAAGTTAGTATGGTAATTTGTTTGAAGAAAGGTCTTTATGTCATTGATTTTACTCTGAAGAATAAGTTACAAATTTGAAGACACTGCTTTGAAAGTGAGAGTCCCTTGAGTCACTAGGCCGTTAATACAGGAAGTTCCCGTCAAAGTCGAGAACTTTACTAAAAGATTCCTTCTAATTTCTTTCATTACGGTTTTATCTATTCCTGAACTTTAACAACTGTACATTTTTTGCACGTGACAAATGTCTATATGTGGTGGTTTAATTTTGTCGATTTTCGGTTCGCTTGACCTAATAGCCAACAAGGGTAAAGTTGTATACATTTGAATAAGATGAGAAAAAGAAAAGCGAGGGAAAAATCGATGTGATAGAGAATTGTTATAATGATACTCGATCAGGGGCGGATGCAGTGTGTACCATGGGTAGACACTTACACACCCGGTTGGCTGAGGTTAAATTATTAATAAGCAGCTAAACCTTATAAAAAGTAATATGGTTTGATGGTAAAAGAAGCCTAATGATATGCGCTAGACCCGGGTTCGAATCTAGGCTGCCAACAATTTAGTAGTTTTTTATTTAGCTCAACGACTTCGTACTTGTATTCATTCATTAGTTTTACTAGGTTGCTCTTTTGAGAGAAACTTGTTATTAATATGTAATTTTTTTGCATTCCCTCTACTGCAAACCTGGATACGCCACTGTACTCGATAATAGTATCTGGTTTAATATTGCATCACATTCATTTGTCCCTGTAAAAAATGCTGTatatatgactaaaaatgcaACGAACTGTTGCAGTTGAGCACCATATGGGCTGAAACAGCTAATAATGCTCGGTCTGCAGCTCGAACTTTTGTTCTTGGTGGCCTGTCTGAAAAGCATCATGGTTTAAACAACTTCTGGGTTGCTGAAAAAATCAATGTATGTATTCCCAACAACTCCtcttagttttgaattttcagCTCAGTTTTTGTCATTGTATGCTGAATCCAAACTTGTATGAATTTGCTTATTCCCTTCTTTTTTTGATGGGAAAAATTCCTTATTCGTGATTCTGGTATATACTTGTTTAATCTGCAATCTATCTAAATTATCAGGACATTGATCTGGAGGCCCAAAGGATAGTCAACTTGTGTTATGAGCGCGTAAAAAAGGTATAGTGTTTTCAATAGTGTGGTTTTAGACCTGTTCAATGGGCCGGGTTAGGGCCGGGCCGGGTCGGGTTATCTGTTGGCTCTTGTATTGTATGTAATGGTTTGCTGCTATCAGATCTTGCACCGAAACCGGAAGCTCGTGGATGTCGTGGTTGATGAACTGGTTAAGAAGAAAAGTTTGGCAAAGAAAGAATTCTTTGACCTTGTTGAAATGCACGGGTCTCTCGAACCCATTGCACCTACTATACTTGACATCCGAGCTGAGAAGCGTAAGCAGTTTCAAGAAATGATGACAAATCAGAAAGCAGTAGCTGAAATTGCAAGCAAAGTTTTAAGCTGAAAATTCAACCATTTCTTTTGATCTCCGGATTTCTATTATTCCTTTGATCATGTCTGTTTCACGGGTTAATGGGAAACCACCTCTCTGTAATCTCAGCATTGCGAAGATGTGCTAGTGCCTTAGCTTTGTACTAGCTATCCTATTTTTGTTTTGGAAATAaattttgtaaaagaaaaagaaaaagaaaaagaaattcaGTCCTGTTTATTAAGAAATGCAATGCTGTAATATCAGTGTTACAATCTATCTATTAttatatactaaaacagacaccaggaatgacacatgtcacttcctggtgtaaaattttcccgcctaaaatatttttcaaaaatatatatctttttattttatttttattctctactttTTTGTAAACTATCTTTGTATGGAAAAAAGGTTAataaattatggaaataatagatatcacgtaataataattttgctaaatattttttgataatattttagtcaaatcggtattatagtaatgaaaaatatattaccTCGATATGTCGATCAAATTAACATATTACACATATATAAAATGCATATtagataaataaatttaaatgagtatgctgagatttttttataattatgcagtagtttgggatatttagttaaatattttgtaaaaataattatcataatccgtgcgtgcacgagaTCTAATCTAGTTGTAATCTATATattaaaggagaaatagcaattttttttttatcatttcaGTCTGTTGATCAACGTATTTCCCCCCTTAATGTCTTATGCTTAAAGGAAGGATAGAGGCAGTCACAAAAGGGGTAATAAGTAATCTCTACTTTATAAGGTGTTAGACTGTTAGTGGTTAATTGTTTCTGTGAAATACATATATTACTCGTGTTAATGTCAATAATAATTAGACAAATTTGTCAAATTGATCTTTTATACTCAAAATTTGCGAGAAAGGATCTTACTCCTtccgtcctttaatactcgATCCGGtatgactttttgcactatttacataattcactttgaccctattttatttctagtatatgaaaacaaatgttagtatataatatattgttggcttcatcttaatatatattttcaaaatattaatattttttataatttattataatatgtagttaaagaaattggtggtcaaagttgtgcatttggcaagcgtgtccggtcaaaacaggtcgagtattaagggacagagggagtataattaTTTTTGGGTGAAGTTAGACCTTAAAGTAAAAATTCTTTGCATGAGACAACCTATTCCCACTTTACGCATTGGATTTGGCTTTGGCCGAGGTACTTGATAAGATGAATCAAAAAGTTTcgcaaaatttataatactTTGGAGGAAAGAATTCATACAAAACTAGTCAGAAACTCAGAATTACTTTTAGTGTCTCATCTTCCCACGAGATCGATGAGCCACTGTATTCCCGGACCTCTTAACATGAGAAAATACAAGGTTATCAAACGACCTTTGGCACAAAATGACCTAGCTAAGCCCGTTTTAGTTTTCAGTTTAAATCTTGAATATagatcaaaatacaaaaattagGTCACTTCATATTttcttaattaataaaataatgaaattattaaattataccGTTATCTAAACAAATTAACTAAAAATTCGTAGAGAGGGTGAGCAGATAGATAATTGTTGGTAGTTTAAAAAAAGTTTGAATGgtaaaactaatttcaaacggtAAAAATTCAAAGCACTAAAGCACGTTCCTTCCTAAATTAAAGATTAAGTCAAAgttaacaacaacaaaatcacCCCCTTAATTAATAACTTCTCCCACGTCCCTTAatattctcattttttttttcaactttaaaaTTCAAACCGTTTTTAATTCCCCCCTATAAATATAGAATATAGCCATCTTGTTTAatcacataattaattaatcacaTATATTATTATCAGTTTTCATTCCTTAAAAAGATAATTAAGAGAGTGATTAGAGAGAATTTTtgttctttaagatgaagattaACATGGGAGTTGCTTCACTAATCATGATTAGTGTGATGATTGGGGTGCAATTAGGAGGTGTTGTTGGGTTTAAGAATTTTAATGTTGGTGGTAATGTCACTTGGCGTGTTCCTGATGGAAATGATACGTCTTTCTTTGATCAATGGGCTGCTTCTAAGAGGTTCCATGTTGGTGATTCTTTacgtatgtttttctttttattcaattactATTTTACATGAATTTACGTACAGACTTACATACATTTGTTTTGTACCTTATTATGTGTGATTTTGTACGAgtatgtttgtttttcatttgatATGCAAAAAAGTGGCGTAACGTTTGTAATTATTACTGTCTTTTACTTAAATTTGCGATGATATATGCATGCTACATTTTGTTTTGAACCTTTATTATACGTGTGTATATAAttatgtttgtttttcatttgatGTATATAAAAGTGGTGTAACATTTGTAATTATTACCGTCTTTAATTTACTTGAATTTGCGATGTTATATGCATGTTACATGTGTTTTGTACCTTATTATGTGTGATTTTGTACGAatatgtttgtttttcatttgatGTATAAAAAAGTGGTGTAACATTTGTAATTATTACTGTCTTTTACTTGAATTTGCGATGTTATATGCATGTTACATGTGTTTTGTACCTTATTATTGTGTGATTTTATACGAgtatgtttgtttttcatttgatGTATATAAAAGTGGTGTAACATTTGTAATTATTACCGTCTTTTACATCATACAACACTTTTGAAATCTCAAAATTGAGTTACAACCATACCACTTTTAAaatctcaaaataaaaaataaaactgaaaatcaacttggcaactAAAGTTACTTTGCGATGTTCtacatttattttaaatatttattacgTAGTACAATGTTATTGTGATTTTTAGTATGTTTATTTCTCATTTGTCATAAATTGataatttgtttgtttgaaGTGAGTTTATGGTAAATCATACGacttttaaaatcataaaacaaAAAACTGATAACTTATACATATTTTTTTGTGGTGCAGTTTTTCAATACCAAAACGACTCAGTTCTAGTAGTAGACAAATATGGCTACTACCACTGTGACACTAGCAAAGCCACCGCAACATACACCGACGGCAACACCGTCGTTAAGTTGGAACGTCCAGGATTCATCTACTTCATCACCGGGACCGGTGATAACTGCCGCAATGGCCAACGATTGATCGTTGATGTCATGTCACCACACTCTTCTACGGTGGCTGCTCCACCGGAATCGTATTATCAACAGGCAGCTGAGTCTCCGACACCGGTGGCGGCCGAGGCATACACCTCTGGCTCACCACAGTCACGGCTTCAAGTCTCAGCAGCATTCCTAGGGCTAGTTGTTACTACTTCAATGTTGTTTGTTTGAtggattaattatgttttaattttaatgttaGGCTATTTCTAGCTAGTAGGTTATTTGTGTAGCTAATTATGCACCCAAGATTGTTTTGGGTACGTTTTAGGGGTTTGTTAgtttgattattattattattaattgacattgaaatattttatttatactagttTTTACAATGATATCTATTTCAATGTTCTTTGTTTGATGGGGTATGTTTTGCACTATGAGGAATTTTAATGTTTAGGCTATTTCAAGTAGGTTATTGTGTACAAGAAGTTTGagcatatcaaccattgaatgaaaaatcaacggttcatatattatttttccaaaattccctatattttttctcatcaatataattcattgattttaaaatgtatggtttagatacaactctaccttgtagagttttattaaaactctagaggattcggAATCCTAATTATGCACCCAAGATTATTTTGGGTACGTTTTAGGGTTTGACATTAATTGCAATGTTTTATTAATTGACTTGCTTTTACATTACATTTTGCCTCAAGTCTTATAtgtgaccagtcacaccatcaagttgatggtgtgacatgttcacacttataaataagcCCAACGTGTTTAAAGCCCGGAAAATAAAGTAATATCAGCAAAGAATATAGAGTAACATcatcatagaaaataaagtaacatcagtatatacaaagaacctctaacatgaaatgaagaaataatacaagaaaagtaacagggAAAACAattaatgtataagtaacacaagcatagaaagtcaagtaacatcaAGTAACACCAATCTATATAAGGAACCtcgaacatgaaattcaagaaattgtagtaaaacaagaaaataacaatGAATACAACGTATAAGTAACATtatcatagaaagtcaagtaacatcgGTATATACAAGggacctctaacatgaaactgcaataaaacaagaaagtaacaacgaatacaatgtataagtaacactaggatagaaaatcaagtaatatcagtctatacaaggaacctctaacatgaaattcaagaaactgcagaaaaacaagaaaagtaacagcgaATATAATATATAAGTAACActagcatagaaagtcaagtaacacccgTCAATAACTTTCTCCATATTAGCTACG encodes:
- the LOC110801743 gene encoding early nodulin-like protein 7; its protein translation is MKINMGVASLIMISVMIGVQLGGVVGFKNFNVGGNVTWRVPDGNDTSFFDQWAASKRFHVGDSLLFQYQNDSVLVVDKYGYYHCDTSKATATYTDGNTVVKLERPGFIYFITGTGDNCRNGQRLIVDVMSPHSSTVAAPPESYYQQAAESPTPVAAEAYTSGSPQSRLQVSAAFLGLVVTTSMLFV